The Fructilactobacillus ixorae genome has a window encoding:
- the yhbY gene encoding ribosome assembly RNA-binding protein YhbY, with protein MKLTGKQKRFLRANANQLRPIFSVGKNGLNAMWLQEVARAVAKRELVKVSIQQSADVSPAEVKQFIEANSEIQVVQTIGKTVLLFQEASQPNHRDISHGVFQL; from the coding sequence ATGAAATTAACTGGGAAACAAAAACGGTTTTTACGGGCCAATGCGAACCAACTCCGGCCGATTTTTTCCGTGGGGAAAAACGGACTGAATGCAATGTGGTTACAAGAGGTTGCCCGGGCCGTCGCAAAACGGGAACTTGTAAAGGTAAGCATCCAACAAAGTGCGGATGTCAGTCCCGCGGAAGTCAAACAGTTTATTGAAGCTAACAGTGAAATTCAAGTTGTGCAGACGATTGGGAAAACGGTCTTACTGTTTCAAGAAGCCAGTCAACCGAACCACCGTGATATTTCCCACGGCGTGTTCCAGTTATAG
- a CDS encoding nicotinate-nucleotide adenylyltransferase → MRRQRIGLLGGTFNPVHQGHLLIAEQAYAQLQLDRVDFLPDFEPPHVDHKEAIAAQHRVEMLRLALADNAHFGIDLTEIQRQGKSYTYTTLQTLRTTHPDIEYYFIIGGDMVADLPTWYRIADLVKLVTFVGVKRVGTTTEAPYPVHWINVPTFAVSSSLIRTKLQRHEDVRYLLPDPVLKYIKEHGLYETE, encoded by the coding sequence ATGCGTAGACAACGAATTGGACTACTTGGGGGAACCTTTAATCCGGTCCACCAGGGCCACTTGTTAATTGCGGAGCAGGCATATGCACAACTGCAACTTGATCGAGTCGATTTTTTGCCCGATTTTGAGCCGCCCCACGTGGACCATAAGGAAGCGATTGCGGCGCAGCACCGGGTGGAAATGTTACGGCTCGCCCTTGCGGATAATGCCCACTTCGGGATTGATCTAACGGAAATTCAACGCCAGGGCAAGAGCTATACCTATACGACACTGCAAACCTTACGGACCACTCATCCTGATATCGAGTACTATTTCATTATTGGTGGGGACATGGTGGCCGATTTGCCCACCTGGTATCGGATTGCCGATTTGGTAAAGTTGGTAACCTTTGTCGGGGTTAAGCGCGTGGGAACTACGACCGAGGCGCCGTATCCCGTGCATTGGATTAACGTGCCAACCTTTGCGGTTTCTTCGTCATTGATTCGAACCAAATTGCAACGGCACGAAGACGTCCGCTACCTGTTGCCCGATCCCGTTTTAAAATACATTAAGGAGCACGGACTTTATGAAACAGAGTAA
- the yqeH gene encoding ribosome biogenesis GTPase YqeH encodes MDEKRLDEEVAATEPLFCIGCGAQIQTTDKMAAGYTPSGALEKGLKTGELYCQRCFRLRHYNEIQPVSVSDDEFLNLLSQIGTTDSLVVYVVDIFDVNGSLIPGLQRFVGKNPVLVVGNKVDLLPSSFKPTKVKDWLRQTVNRAGLRPIGVELVSAKTNQAVDDLLTVIDRYAHERDVYVVGVTNVGKSTLINQIIHQSSGERQVITTSKFPGTTLDLIKIPLDNGHLLIDTPGIIHSSQMAHYLSSQDLKYVSPQKRIKPRVHQLNSGQTLFWGAVGRFDYLQGPKAGFTVYVDNNLMVHRTKLENADEFFANHAGELLTPPEGPENVIPLQRHEFKVTDTSDLVIEGLGWVTVPTGSVVAGWAPKGVAVLIRKSMF; translated from the coding sequence ATGGACGAAAAACGATTGGATGAAGAGGTCGCAGCGACGGAACCGCTATTTTGTATCGGTTGTGGCGCCCAAATTCAAACGACGGATAAAATGGCCGCGGGCTATACTCCAAGTGGAGCACTGGAAAAGGGCCTGAAGACGGGGGAACTTTACTGTCAACGCTGTTTTCGACTCCGGCATTACAACGAGATTCAACCGGTCAGCGTTTCTGACGATGAGTTTTTAAACCTGTTGAGTCAGATTGGCACCACCGATTCGTTGGTTGTGTACGTGGTCGATATTTTTGACGTGAATGGGAGCTTGATTCCAGGGTTACAACGCTTCGTCGGGAAGAATCCGGTTCTGGTGGTTGGCAATAAGGTGGATTTATTGCCATCGTCGTTTAAACCGACCAAGGTTAAGGACTGGTTACGCCAGACGGTTAACCGGGCCGGCTTGCGCCCCATCGGGGTGGAATTGGTATCGGCGAAGACCAATCAAGCGGTTGATGACCTGCTAACGGTGATTGACCGGTATGCCCATGAGCGCGACGTCTACGTGGTTGGAGTGACAAACGTTGGAAAATCAACGTTGATTAATCAGATCATTCATCAAAGTTCGGGAGAACGGCAGGTGATTACCACCTCGAAATTCCCGGGGACCACGCTTGATTTGATTAAAATTCCGTTGGATAATGGTCACTTATTAATTGACACTCCGGGAATTATTCATTCCAGTCAAATGGCGCACTACTTAAGTAGTCAGGATCTTAAGTACGTTTCACCCCAAAAACGAATTAAACCCCGGGTTCATCAGTTAAATTCAGGACAAACCTTATTTTGGGGTGCTGTGGGACGGTTTGATTACCTCCAGGGACCGAAGGCGGGCTTTACGGTTTACGTTGATAATAATTTAATGGTACACCGAACTAAACTGGAAAACGCCGATGAATTCTTTGCTAACCACGCCGGCGAGCTGTTGACGCCACCGGAGGGACCTGAAAATGTGATCCCGCTACAACGCCACGAATTTAAGGTTACGGACACCTCTGATTTAGTGATTGAAGGCTTAGGCTGGGTAACGGTGCCAACGGGGAGTGTCGTTGCCGGTTGGGCTCCCAAAGGGGTGGCCGTTCTGATCAGAAAATCAATGTTTTAA